Proteins encoded in a region of the Ursus arctos isolate Adak ecotype North America unplaced genomic scaffold, UrsArc2.0 scaffold_2, whole genome shotgun sequence genome:
- the SHE gene encoding SH2 domain-containing adapter protein E, giving the protein MAARWFKEFPLNLKTASERARPGGGGGRLRKNSEAGGAGPTPGKGRKNSAAELGSGRAGVGAPRDSRPPRDSLQGLIQAAAGKGRKNSRAAEDEPHRGGARSAGCSTYISRLIKVDAQEKSVKSASSSGSSGSSSSCPSSASSSPASLGPELDKGKTGKQPDTGRRACASLQHPVTIKPPFHVVTCFFHLEKPSFEGWELFGKVIILEDYADPYDAKRTKGQRDAERAGENDGYMEPYDAQQMITEIRRRGSKDPLVKALHLLDGPCEPGENITKTETLAKRRSSKDLLGKPPQLYDTPYEPADGASDRRARLPAEDERPAAEYEQPWEWKKEQIARALSVQFEGSERPSVKEDVGKQHQRQKSWTQKILKPAAPDHGDGEKVDRALPLGRQPWYHGAITRAEAESRLQPCREAGYLVRNSESGNSKYSIALKTSQGCVHIIVAQTKDNKYTLNQTSAVFDSIPELVHYYSNEKLPFKGAEHMTLLYPVHSKGH; this is encoded by the exons ATGGCGGCCCGGTGGTTCAAGGAGTTCCCGCTGAACCTGAAGACGGCGTCCGAGCGCGCCCGGCccggtggcggcggcggccgaCTGCGCAAGAACTCGGAGGCGGGCGGCGCCGGGCCGACGCCGGGCAAGGGCCGCAAGAACTCGGCGGCGGAGCTGGGGAGCGGCAGGGCCGGCGTCGGCGCCCCCAGGGACAGCCGGCCGCCCCGGGACAGCCTGCAGGGCCTGATCCAGGCCGCCGCGGGCAAGGGCCGCAAGAACTCGCGGGCCGCCGAGGACGAGCCGCACCGGGGCGGGGCCAGGAGCGCGGGCTGCAGCACCTACATCAGCCGGCTCATCAAGGTGGACGCTCAGGAGAAGAGCGTCAAGAGCgccagcagcagcggcagcagcggcagcagcagcagctgccctTCCTCGGCGTCCTCCTCCCCTGCGTCGCTGGGCCCCGAGCTGGACAAGGGCAAGACGGGGAAGCAGCCCGACACG GGAAGGCGAGCCTGTGCGTCCCTCCAACATCCCGTGACAATTAAGCCACCATTTCACGTCGTTACATgtttttttcatcttgaaaagCCCTCATTCGAAGGATGGGAGCTTTTCGGAAAG GTCATCATTTTAGAAGACTACGCCGACCCTTACGATGCCAAAAGGACGAAAGGTCAAAGGGAcgcagagagagcaggggagaatGACGGCTACATGGAGCCCTACGACGCGCAGCAAATGATAACAG AAATCCGACGCCGAGGCTCTAAGGATCCCCTGGTGAAGGCTCTCCACCTGCTCGACGGTCCCTGTGAGCCAGGCGAGAACATCACAAAGACAGAGACGTTGGCCAAGAGACGGAGCTCCAAGGACCTCCTGGGGAAGCCTCCGCAGCTGTATGACACGCCCTACGAGCCTGCGGACGGGGCCTCCGATCGGAGGGCACGGCTGCCCGCGGAGGATGAGAGGCCGGCGGCCGAGTACGAGCAGCCctgggagtggaagaaggagcAGATTGCCCGGGCACTGTCAG TTCAGTTTGAAGGCTCCGAGCGGCCTTCCGTCAAGGAGGACGTGGGGAAGCAGCACCAGCGGCAGAAGAGCTGGACGCAGAAGATCTTGAAGCCGGCCGCCCCGGACCACGGCGACGGGGAGAAGGTGGACCGAGCCCTGCCGCTGGGGAGGCAGCC TTGGTATCACGGTGCCATCACCCGCGCAGAGGCCGAGAGCCGACTCCAGCCCTGCAGAGAAGCTGGTTATCTGGTTCGAAATAGCGAGTCGGGGAACAGCAAGTACTCCATTGCACTGAA GACGAGTCAGGGGTGTGTCCACATCATAGTGGCCCAGACCAAGGACAACAAGTACACGCTGAATCAGACGAGCGCGGTCTTCGACAGCATCCCCGAGCTGGTACACTACTATTCCAACGAGAAGCTGCCCTTCAAGGGGGCGGAACACATGACCTTACTCTACCCCGTGCACAGCAAGGGGCACTAA